One genomic window of Alphaproteobacteria bacterium includes the following:
- a CDS encoding NADH-quinone oxidoreductase subunit D (Catalyzes the transfer of electrons from NADH to quinone) gives MADVQIKNMTLNFGPQHPAAHGVLRMVLELDGEIIERADPHIGLLHRGTEKLIEYKTYLQAVPYFDRLDYVSPMSLEHAYALAVEKLLGIEPPPRGKYVRVLFAEITRILNHLLNLPAFAMDVGAMTPFLWAFEQREHLMEIYERV, from the coding sequence ATGGCCGACGTCCAAATCAAGAATATGACGTTGAACTTCGGGCCGCAGCACCCGGCGGCGCATGGCGTGTTGCGCATGGTGCTGGAACTCGACGGCGAAATCATCGAGCGCGCCGACCCGCATATCGGCCTGCTCCATCGGGGTACCGAAAAGCTGATCGAGTACAAGACCTATCTGCAGGCCGTTCCGTATTTCGACCGTCTCGATTACGTCTCGCCGATGTCGCTCGAGCACGCCTATGCGCTCGCCGTCGAGAAGCTCCTGGGGATCGAGCCTCCGCCGCGCGGGAAATACGTCCGCGTGCTCTTCGCCGAGATTACGCGCATCTTGAACCATCTGCTCAATCTCCCCGCCTTTGCGATGGACGTGGGTGCGATGACCCCGTTTCTCTGGGCGTTCGAGCAGCGCGAGCACTTGATGGAAATTTACGAGAGGGT